Below is a window of Komagataella phaffii GS115 chromosome 1, complete sequence DNA.
AAGCGCAGACCTGAACAaaaatctccttcttttccgCATTCGATGAGGAGTTATTTGATGTCAGTGTTGACGCCAATGGAGACACTCTGGAGATTGTTTCCTTAATTTCGGTTTGCGTCCACTTGAGGTCATTTTGCACCATCGTATCATCCTTCACCGCATCTTGCTGAAGAGTTTTGGAAATGTAATCATCCAAGAGCCTCGCCAAAACTAACAATCCATGGAAATTACGTAGTTGAGAGTTCTCCTGGTCCATACTTGGTAGTCAACCAATTGCTTACAGAAAATGCTCCCAATTAAGTAAAATTgagagttgaaaaatacaattCCAAATTCGTTTCACGGaatttttccaaacatcAAATAATTCGAATTTATTCACTTAAATAATACGCCTATTTTATACATATGAATAGATCAAATCTTTCCGGCTTCCATTTCAATATCCAGCAGCTCCAGGGACGTTTTCCTTCCCCTTCAAAGATAACAAAATCTCCTTAAATCTAGTCTTGTCCGCTTCATCAGCACCAAAAGAactgttcttcttcaacttcagcAGCTCTACTGTTCTATCCCACACACTTCCCTGGTCGAAGAAACTGTCCCTCTTGGCAATGAACTTCTCCTCGTCCTCCTTGGTGGCCTTTAGAgatttctccttcttgtCGTTATAGTTGACATAAAAGTCATCCACATCCTTCTCAGCCTGTTTTTTGATCTCTTCGTGTTTCTTGGCAGCAACCTCATCTCTCTTGGAGATCTCCAATTCAGTACGCTCTTTCCACTCTTGAATTGGCTTGCTCTCCTTCAAGTCCAAATTATCAAAAGTGCTGTGCAGTGGAGTATGTGCCTCTTCTTCGGGAGCATCTTCTACTGGAATACTCTCCTCTTGATCAGCATCTACTTTGGGAAAGTTGCTCTCAAATTCGTCGAACTCGTCCACGTTGTCGTCAGCCAACTCTTGGTCTCTCTCGGTTGTGAATTC
It encodes the following:
- a CDS encoding Clathrin light chain: MADKFPELKDVDTGASSGESPSQGDFLSREKELLGDEFTTERDQELADDNVDEFDEFESNFPKVDADQEESIPVEDAPEEEAHTPLHSTFDNLDLKESKPIQEWKERTELEISKRDEVAAKKHEEIKKQAEKDVDDFYVNYNDKKEKSLKATKEDEEKFIAKRDSFFDQGSVWDRTVELLKLKKNSSFGADEADKTRFKEILLSLKGKENVPGAAGY